From one Nilaparvata lugens isolate BPH chromosome 2, ASM1435652v1, whole genome shotgun sequence genomic stretch:
- the LOC111045408 gene encoding uncharacterized protein LOC111045408 — protein sequence MLIKTIALFKGRLTRTSTSNTHLMKNTLHYYSRPFQHYRKEENDEENSTNYIRQDAQLVLPFLSACLTLVHSRPMESFDEAESYTMENYDEETTTAAYPSDIPSTLSPSLDDLELTSSASLDDLETAEHHYRRRRYRGHRRRCGGHHRRRGGHGGHRRRWGGHHGFGVGVAIPGGYIVYG from the exons ATGCTAATTAAAACTATAGCATTATTTAAAGGTAGGCTTACGAGAACATCAACTAGCAACACACACCTTATGAAGAACACTCTTCATTATTACTCTCGCCCGTTCCAGCACTATCGCAAAGAGGAAAATGACGAGGAAAATTCAACCAATTATATTCGGCAGGATGCTCAATTA GTGTTGCCGTTTCTATCAGCCTGCTTAACCCTTGTCCACTCGCGTCCAATGGAGTCTTTCGATGAAGCAGAGTCCTACACCATGGAAAATTACGACGAAGAGACAACAACAGCAGCATACCCGTCTGACATTCCATCAACATTGTCACCATCATTGGATGACCTTGAATTAACTTCGTCAGCGTCATTGGATGACCTTGAAACAGCTGAGCACCATTATCGCAGACGCCGGTACAGGGGACACCGAAGGCGTTGTGGCGGCCATCATAGGAGGAGAGGTGGTCACGGAGGCCATAGGAGGCGCTGGGGTGGCCATCATGGTTTCGGAGTGGGGGTAGCAATCCCAGGTGGATA